The Drosophila sulfurigaster albostrigata strain 15112-1811.04 chromosome 3, ASM2355843v2, whole genome shotgun sequence genomic sequence GGATCTAAAAAATAAGGATGATGAAATGTcacagaagaagaagccaCTGTGCCACATGTCGCTGGACAATCGCGAGTATTTTGTGCAAGCGATGCCCATCGAGAAGATGCACTGCGCTGGCCTCAATGTGAGTCCCTCACCCACGAGCGGCGGTCTCATGAGGATACTGCAAGTGAACATTTTGGCCCAATTAGCCATGTTTAGCGTGGCGTTTCTGAGTAGTGTTTAAAAAATGCTACTTCAAAAGCATTAAGAGCATACACACGCAATCGTATCAATTGCATTCACATTCCGTTTTTCCGATTagttttatacacacacatagtatTATGTAGGTGGTCATGAtggctcatcatcatcagacATAGACGAAGTGATACTTATGCCcccacaaaaccaaaaacaaatcaaatcaaagcccaaaaaaaaaaaaatctaaaaaccaaaaaaataccatagaacTTTTGTACGCCTACAAACCTTTTTCTGtgttgttgtattgtattttttattatagattATAGTGAATCCGTGAATTATGCAACTCTGGCAATTGTTAGACTCAGAATGCACCCAACcaagagcaacaaaacaagcagaacaacagcaatatcACCCCGCAAGTGCCCCCATCGATTAACTGAATactcaaatgcaaaatgataCTCGTACACACCCACCTTGTTGAATTGATTATTTGATGCCAATATGCCATAAAACgcgcaaacaaaaacaattattaactGAACACTGCAAACACTCCAAagtacacaaaacaaacaaataataataataacaattataattataatatagtgCAGTAGCCCGACAAATGCTGCTTATAAATGTTAGTACAAGCTCGTTAATTGTTAACGCTTAGCCTTGAATAAATGAAAGATTGTAATCGTAATTGTTATCAAAAGGCATCTATGTATGTAGTTGTAAGTTCCACAAAAATGATAATTCGAAAAGAGAGATTTAAACGTGAACATATCTGAGAACGTGAATTGTTAGCAGCTAAGCTAAgcgatattattattaattgaaaattattattactacttGTAGTCGTTTTAAGAATTATGCGAGAATCTTTACATGTTTTATCATAACTAcaatgcatatatttatacatatatgtaatatcTACTATATTTATGTACCTATCTATTGTGTGTAGTACTAATAACATATGTCGTCGTCTTGTCGTCGCTGTTGTGAGATACAatcattataaaaatttttgtttgttcaatTTCTATTCTGTTAGCTATTCAAGTTTTTACAATGCAACCTAGTCGAAATTTGCAAGATtctattatttacaaaattcttactatactatatattgctATATACAAATCTATGTGCAActacttttaaaaatttacaaaaacaaaagaaacaaaaaaataattactttaaaaaattgtacGCGTTCAAACAAGATAAAAAACGTAAACATTTGCATCAATCAACAAGAACTGATTATGGAATAAGTAGTTTGTACTCTTTATATGGAAGAGAGGTGGAAAAGTTATAGGAATGAGGATTGAGAAGCGGACACATTTGTTGTCCcgcatatacacatacatatcaATTATTGTATACATAATCGTTATAGATATATACACAGTGGTAATATCGTAACATATCAGGAGTGCGCCAATTATAATTGGTagcctcaaaaaaaaaaccaatgaaaACTCACAAATTTTATAGAATTCTACCACactaaaattacaatttttgaaattgttttttttttatatatgtatgtttctatgtatgtacgtacctctattgaattgtattttaacTAAGTTACACATATATACCTATAGgctaatttatatttacatttacatttatatttgaacCATCTATTCGTCACATCTTTCTTCTATATTGGGCTTCTCGTCAGTTTGGTTGGGTCAGTTAGCCACTGGCGAGTTCCCGAGTCGGAAGGAAGAAggaaaaaccaaacaaacaaatgcaaacaaatattttcaagagAGTGTGCTCAATACGCTAACTCGGGTCAGTTTTGGCAATAGCTGCTCTCTTCGAAATAttagaaatcaaaacaaacagcaaagaaAGGAGTCGAATCCATGAGGCAAAATCAATTGTAAAATGCTTCGTTGTAGAAGTCAAAGTGTGCGAGGCCTTTGGCCATGCAGACTATGTTTTCTCGCGAATTATCAAAGAATAAAGAATCATATTGGTTACTAACACAACGCTTGCTTTCTTTATTTAGTCAGATGGCTTTAAAGTATAGCGTCTTGGGCAATGGGAAACCATTGAAGGCACTGGCAATGGGCACTGTGTAAGCGCCCATATTTGGAAAGCCTATTAGATCACCCCGATTTAGGTTGGGCAAACGCAGATCTTCAGAAATCTATAAAAGacattgaatattaatatggGTTAAATGAAAGTttgaaaaaagcaaacaatttaccTTATCCAACGCATCACAGCTAGGACCCCAAATTAGGCTCTTGAACGTAGGCAAATTCTCGGCATCAtcctaaaaaataaagaagacaATTTAGGACTTCATAATTGCATGATAAATGACAAATTGCCTACCAAATAATGCTCTGCCGTGACCACCTGATGATCATAGAGAATACAATTAAAGGAGCCATAGACGCCATCGTTCAGATAGTACATAACCGTGTCCAGTTTTCCTGCCGCATTGCGCACCTCCCGCTTGGCATGAATCTTGCAGACGAGAGTATAAGCAGCTGCCACAAAGAAACGTCCGGGTTCTGCAATAATCTCGATGCGTTCATCAGGAAAGTGTTTCTCGACTGCCTTGTTCACAATGCCAGCAATCTTTAAAGAATTGAATGTTAGTCCTATACTTCAGACAAATCACATAACTTACATTGCCAAACTGTTCGTCATCGCTTCCTGGGAATCCCCCACCAATATCAAGTAGCTTTAGATCGTAACCCAGCAGCTCACCAAACTTAAAAATGTTCTTCGCCTTCTTGATAGCACGCTCATAGGCCTCGAATTCACTGCAGCCGGAGCCCACATGGAAGCTGGTGCCAGTCACCTATGTATAAAGATTACTTAAGATTACAATTACATTACTTCCTACCAATCTTACTCACAGACAAGTCCAGCGCCTTGGCGAGCAGCATTAATGCTGAGGCATCAATGTCCGCATCGCAACCGAATTTATCGCCCAGCGGGCACTGAGCGGCCTTTGCCTCGCACTTGAAACGTACAATCAGGCtggaaaatgaatgaatagaTTAAGATTCAGTCTCAGACTGATAACAAGTAAGTCAGCTACAATCCAGTGAGCTCGATTGTTAAAATACtcgtttaacatatttaataagcGAAAAGCTAGGTAATACAATAAAAGACGATGCCTCTGTCGAAGATCTGTTACAGTTTCCATCAATTAGTAACGATACCCCAGTTAATAATCTGAATTATTTTTGGGAAATTTTGGTGTTTGGTAATTGTCAACAAAATCGTCTCGACAATTGAGTTTGATGGAGATAATCGTCttagtatatacaaaatatgtacGCATTTAAACCGAGACTAAGTCGGATTTTCGGTATACGTACTTTGAATTGGGATAGTGCTTGTGCAGCTTGTAAACCTCAAATTCGTTATCAACCGTGCCCTTGAGCACGTGCTGTTCTCGAGCATAATCCAGATGGCTGACCGGGCGACAAGGGTTAGCAAATATGATGCGCTCTGGTTCGACATTACAGTTCAGCACCTGTTCAAagtaaaatacattaaaataatcaGCTAACTAGTTTATATTAATGCTATACAAACCAGCTTAAGCTCATTTTTGGAGGCGCAATCAAAGCCAGCTCCCAGTGCGGCCAGAGTTTGTACGATGATTGGGTTATCGTTACACTTGACCGCATAATAAGGCTTGATGCGGGGCAAgtgctgctgccacagctggAATTTGCGCTCCACGCTCGACAGATCGCATATATTGAGCGCCTCATCGCAATCCTCTAAATGTGCCTCGTCGACGACCTGTCGTATGTTGAGCACTTGCTCATAGTAATTGATTTCagttgacgacgacgacatctTGACGAGCCCAACGAGCGGCGATTACTGATTAACTAGTCGCTTCGCCCCCTTGTCGAGTGATTTGCCATTCATTGTTTTGTGTGGCTATCAGTTGAAACTGAATTTCAACAGATTTGCGGGTCAGTTTAAAAACGTGACGTGCGCGTGTCCATGCGAATGACCATTTGAAAGAATTACGTAGGAATGGGGAGGATCGGAAAACAATGCGCCTCTAATTAGGCGGCAAAAGGTCAAGAAAAAGGGGCTTACAAATAGCCGTTACCTAAGTGTGTCGAGCTAAACTATTAATAGTACGTGCCATGGAAATTATTTACAACCTACAATATTTGGGAtcgtaaataattttaatgcgtCGAGCATgtaaaatctaataaaatgtaaattttccAAAGAGCAACTTCAAAATGTGCATAATTGACACACTTTATTCATTCAGGGTTACACAGCACGCaaaacccaaacacacacacttaacaTGCATGTGCATTACAATCTACTGCCCCCAGGGCTGGCAATTGGCAATAACCATAAAAGTGTG encodes the following:
- the LOC133842163 gene encoding ornithine decarboxylase 1-like, whose translation is MSSSSTEINYYEQVLNIRQVVDEAHLEDCDEALNICDLSSVERKFQLWQQHLPRIKPYYAVKCNDNPIIVQTLAALGAGFDCASKNELKLVLNCNVEPERIIFANPCRPVSHLDYAREQHVLKGTVDNEFEVYKLHKHYPNSNLIVRFKCEAKAAQCPLGDKFGCDADIDASALMLLAKALDLSVTGTSFHVGSGCSEFEAYERAIKKAKNIFKFGELLGYDLKLLDIGGGFPGSDDEQFGNIAGIVNKAVEKHFPDERIEIIAEPGRFFVAAAYTLVCKIHAKREVRNAAGKLDTVMYYLNDGVYGSFNCILYDHQVVTAEHYLDDAENLPTFKSLIWGPSCDALDKISEDLRLPNLNRGDLIGFPNMGAYTVPIASAFNGFPLPKTLYFKAI